One genomic region from Prochlorococcus marinus str. SB encodes:
- the glnA gene encoding type I glutamate--ammonia ligase yields MSKSPQDVLSQIKDEGIELIDLKFTDIHGKWQHLTLTSDMIEEESFTEGLAFDGSSIRGWKAINASDMSMVPDASTAWIDPFYKHKTLSMICSIQEPRSGEPYDRCPRALAQKALKYLDSTGIADTAFFGPEPEFFLFDDVRYDSKEGGCFYSVDTIEAPWNTGRIEEGGNLGYKIQYKEGYFPVAPNDTAQDIRSEMLLLMGELGIPTEKHHHEVAGAGQHELGMKFDSLINAADNVMTYKYVVRNVAKKYGKTATFMPKPVFNDNGTGMHVHQSLWKSGQPLFFGEGSYANLSQTARWYIGGILKHAPSFLAFTNPTTNSYKRLVPGFEAPVNLVYSEGNRSAAVRIPLTGPSPKAKRLEFRSGDALANPYLAFSVMMLAGIDGIKNQIDPGDGVDVDLFELPADELAKIDTVPSSLNDSLNALKADKDYLLAGGVFTEDFIDNFIDIKYEEVQQLRQRPHPHEFFMYYDA; encoded by the coding sequence ATGTCTAAATCTCCTCAAGATGTTTTAAGTCAAATTAAAGACGAAGGAATTGAACTTATCGATTTAAAATTCACTGATATTCATGGAAAATGGCAACATTTAACTCTTACATCAGACATGATAGAAGAGGAATCTTTTACAGAAGGTTTGGCATTTGATGGCTCATCAATAAGAGGTTGGAAAGCAATTAATGCATCGGATATGTCAATGGTGCCAGATGCAAGTACAGCTTGGATAGATCCTTTTTATAAACATAAAACTCTAAGCATGATTTGCTCTATTCAGGAGCCAAGAAGTGGGGAACCTTATGATAGGTGTCCAAGAGCATTAGCTCAAAAGGCATTAAAATATTTAGACTCGACGGGCATAGCAGATACTGCATTTTTTGGACCAGAACCTGAATTCTTTTTATTCGATGATGTTAGATATGACTCTAAAGAGGGAGGTTGTTTTTATAGTGTAGATACTATTGAAGCGCCATGGAATACAGGGAGAATTGAAGAAGGTGGAAACTTAGGATACAAAATACAATATAAAGAGGGATATTTTCCAGTAGCTCCAAATGATACTGCGCAGGATATCAGATCTGAAATGCTTCTTCTTATGGGTGAATTAGGTATCCCCACAGAAAAACATCACCATGAGGTTGCTGGTGCCGGTCAACACGAGCTTGGAATGAAATTTGATTCGTTAATAAATGCTGCTGATAACGTTATGACTTATAAATATGTTGTCAGAAATGTTGCAAAAAAATATGGAAAAACAGCAACATTTATGCCCAAGCCTGTTTTTAATGACAACGGAACAGGAATGCATGTTCACCAAAGTTTATGGAAGAGTGGACAGCCACTTTTCTTTGGTGAAGGATCATATGCAAATTTATCTCAAACAGCAAGATGGTACATTGGAGGCATACTCAAGCATGCACCTTCATTCCTAGCATTTACTAACCCAACTACAAATAGCTACAAAAGATTAGTTCCAGGATTTGAAGCACCTGTAAATCTAGTTTATTCTGAGGGTAATAGATCAGCTGCTGTAAGAATACCTTTAACAGGTCCAAGTCCTAAAGCTAAAAGATTAGAATTCAGATCAGGTGACGCACTTGCAAATCCTTACTTAGCATTCTCTGTAATGATGCTTGCTGGTATTGATGGGATTAAAAATCAAATTGATCCTGGTGATGGTGTAGATGTAGATTTGTTTGAACTTCCTGCTGATGAACTTGCAAAAATTGATACAGTACCTTCATCCCTAAATGACTCACTTAATGCGCTAAAAGCAGATAAGGATTATTTATTAGCAGGTGGAGTATTTACTGAAGATTTTATTGATAACTTTATCGATATAAAATACGAAGAGGTACAACAACTTAGACAAAGACCTCATCCCCATGAATTCTTCATGTATTACGATGCATAA
- a CDS encoding nucleoside deaminase, with the protein MRYIFENGNSNEDQQKKINNSKYTFWMNSILRRSKAIGKVELPISSIILDERGRCIGRGVNRRNINKDPLGHAEIMALRQASLIKNDWRFNECTIITNLEPCTMCSSALIQARMGKVIFGAYDKKRGGLGGSIDLSKHESAHHKMEIIGGILEDECSQILQIWFKKLRTQK; encoded by the coding sequence ATGAGATATATTTTTGAAAATGGAAATAGTAATGAAGATCAACAAAAAAAAATAAATAATTCAAAATACACATTTTGGATGAATTCGATATTAAGAAGATCCAAAGCAATTGGAAAAGTTGAGCTACCAATCTCTTCAATAATTTTAGATGAGAGAGGAAGATGTATCGGGAGAGGTGTTAACAGAAGGAATATAAATAAAGACCCATTAGGTCATGCTGAGATAATGGCACTTAGGCAGGCATCTCTAATAAAAAATGATTGGAGATTTAATGAATGTACTATTATCACAAATTTAGAACCCTGTACTATGTGTTCCTCTGCACTTATTCAAGCACGAATGGGTAAAGTTATTTTCGGGGCTTACGATAAGAAAAGAGGTGGATTGGGTGGTTCAATCGACCTATCAAAACATGAAAGCGCTCATCACAAAATGGAAATAATTGGAGGTATTCTAGAAGATGAATGCAGTCAAATTTTACAGATTTGGTTCAAAAAGTTGAGGACTCAAAAATAG
- a CDS encoding GUN4 domain-containing protein — translation MNKKEQDNYSNNATLDLIKKFVDSNQRKRINSLTQIESEVENIFNLGPSLFDIFDNNGDDWAAGWILQVLKKFKPEFFENSKFNNWFNTYSDIDINYDDLQLMLVDQNFEEADRLTSSYLRKLAGKLAEKRGYVFYSEVKNMSGKDLQTIDRLWTIYSTGRFGFSIQARILKSVGKKYELMWPKIGWKKEGIWTRYPGSFRWSLDAPDGHMPLINQLRGVRLMDSILRHPAIAERHNNIL, via the coding sequence ATGAATAAAAAAGAACAAGATAACTACAGTAATAATGCTACATTAGATTTGATAAAAAAATTTGTTGATTCCAATCAAAGAAAAAGAATAAATTCATTAACTCAAATAGAATCTGAAGTCGAAAATATTTTTAATCTTGGCCCTTCACTTTTTGATATCTTTGATAATAATGGAGATGACTGGGCTGCTGGTTGGATTTTGCAAGTTTTAAAAAAATTTAAGCCTGAATTTTTTGAAAACTCTAAATTCAATAATTGGTTTAATACATATTCAGATATTGATATTAATTATGATGATTTGCAATTGATGTTGGTTGATCAAAATTTTGAAGAGGCAGATAGATTAACAAGTTCCTACTTACGGAAATTAGCTGGAAAATTAGCTGAGAAACGTGGATATGTTTTCTATAGTGAAGTTAAGAATATGTCAGGTAAAGATCTACAAACAATAGATAGATTATGGACTATTTATTCTACTGGTAGATTTGGATTCTCTATTCAAGCAAGGATATTAAAATCAGTAGGTAAAAAATATGAATTAATGTGGCCAAAAATAGGCTGGAAAAAAGAAGGCATATGGACTAGATATCCAGGATCTTTTCGCTGGTCATTGGATGCTCCTGATGGACATATGCCTTTAATAAATCAACTAAGAGGAGTAAGACTTATGGACTCCATCCTGCGGCATCCAGCTATTGCAGAAAGACATAATAATATTCTTTAA
- the lspA gene encoding signal peptidase II translates to MIINIKTKLFFVFLSIFIVLIDQFTKYLMFYNKKLFINKDFLLFKLDFVKNYGAAFNIFTGSRLFLSLVSIIFSILLIYLIFRKNTLNSFDLYSYSFILGGTIGNGIDRIYKGFVVDFINLNIINFPVFNIADISINIGFIILLYNIFKNNR, encoded by the coding sequence ATGATTATTAATATAAAAACAAAATTATTTTTTGTATTTTTAAGTATTTTTATTGTTCTAATAGATCAATTTACGAAATATTTAATGTTTTATAATAAAAAATTATTTATTAATAAAGATTTTCTTTTATTCAAATTAGACTTTGTAAAAAATTACGGAGCAGCATTTAACATATTTACTGGGAGTAGATTATTTTTATCTTTAGTAAGTATTATTTTTTCTATATTACTTATTTATTTGATATTTAGGAAGAATACTTTAAACTCATTTGATCTTTATTCTTATAGCTTTATTCTTGGCGGAACTATTGGTAATGGCATAGATAGGATATATAAGGGTTTTGTAGTTGATTTTATAAATTTAAATATTATAAATTTTCCAGTATTTAATATTGCTGATATATCTATAAATATTGGTTTCATTATTTTACTGTATAACATTTTTAAAAATAATCGATAA
- a CDS encoding pyridoxal phosphate-dependent decarboxylase family protein — translation MAEDLINNKDIYFPSNLGTNDKLITLLNRACQTLCDWFSKADKNGPLPFDESFNCIMPEDDGTSEEDLFSEIESLLNNSFNPVHPGSLAHLDPPPLIFSILGDLIAAGLNNNLLAYELSPSVTLLEESLCKWFAKKIGFNDFSGGIAASGGTLSNLNALIAARNNAGLGTNPNSVLFVSEDAHSSFVKCIRVMGLDTRNLVRIKTDNQGRMDINDLRNSLDKCSKENKKIFAIVATLGTTVRGAIDPIKEISEICKQRNIWLHIDGSIGGIFAITSIPIQGLNNINQANSITINPQKIIGITKTSSLLLVSNMSTLENTFNTGLPYISSKENIINRGEIGIQGSRPAEVIKLWLGLRFLGIKGIENILRSSIKRKDFFVKNISKNKFDIYSGPLHIVSFLPNKLKPKDSDAWTQTKVNELIKNNFMLSRPKFKGKYFLRVVMGNYNTKDSHIEELLRLLDA, via the coding sequence ATGGCTGAAGATTTAATTAATAATAAAGATATATATTTCCCCTCAAATTTAGGGACTAATGACAAATTGATTACTCTTCTCAATAGAGCATGTCAAACTCTTTGCGACTGGTTCTCTAAAGCTGATAAAAATGGTCCTTTACCTTTTGATGAGAGTTTCAATTGTATTATGCCTGAGGATGATGGTACCTCTGAGGAAGATTTGTTTTCTGAGATTGAATCTCTTTTGAATAATTCATTTAATCCCGTTCATCCTGGCTCACTAGCTCACCTTGATCCACCACCTTTAATTTTCTCTATTTTGGGAGATTTAATTGCTGCAGGTTTAAATAATAATCTTCTCGCTTACGAGTTATCACCAAGTGTAACCTTGCTTGAGGAATCATTATGCAAATGGTTTGCCAAGAAAATAGGGTTTAATGATTTCTCAGGAGGTATAGCTGCTAGCGGAGGCACATTAAGTAATCTGAATGCACTTATTGCAGCTAGAAATAATGCTGGATTAGGTACAAATCCTAATTCTGTATTATTTGTTAGTGAAGATGCTCATTCTTCTTTCGTTAAATGTATAAGAGTAATGGGTCTTGATACTAGGAATCTTGTCAGGATTAAAACTGACAATCAAGGTCGAATGGATATAAACGATCTGAGAAACTCTTTAGATAAATGTTCAAAAGAAAATAAAAAAATATTTGCTATTGTTGCCACCCTTGGAACAACTGTAAGAGGAGCCATAGACCCTATTAAAGAAATAAGTGAAATCTGTAAACAAAGAAACATTTGGTTACATATTGATGGTTCAATTGGAGGGATTTTTGCTATAACTTCTATTCCAATACAAGGTCTAAATAATATTAATCAGGCTAATTCAATAACGATAAATCCACAAAAAATTATTGGTATTACAAAGACTTCATCTTTGTTATTGGTTTCAAATATGAGTACTTTAGAAAATACTTTTAATACTGGACTACCATACATATCATCTAAAGAAAATATTATAAATAGAGGAGAAATAGGCATACAAGGTTCTAGACCTGCAGAGGTTATCAAACTATGGCTTGGTTTACGTTTTTTAGGCATCAAAGGAATAGAAAATATATTAAGATCATCAATAAAAAGAAAAGATTTTTTTGTAAAAAATATTAGTAAAAATAAGTTTGATATATATTCAGGTCCTCTTCATATTGTCTCATTCCTACCAAATAAACTTAAGCCAAAAGACTCTGATGCATGGACTCAAACTAAAGTAAATGAACTAATTAAAAATAATTTTATGCTTTCTAGACCAAAATTTAAAGGTAAATATTTTTTACGGGTTGTCATGGGAAATTACAATACAAAAGATTCTCATATTGAAGAACTTTTGAGACTTTTAGATGCTTAA
- a CDS encoding DUF6439 family protein, translating into MTYWDKDTIQLVQSLNDKLKIDHSKWHKDKGNKYKRSAELISAGLCHLIISCNEKETIEYIEESIKWLKEINVDQPCPSKNHLFKAN; encoded by the coding sequence ATGACCTATTGGGATAAAGATACTATTCAGCTTGTTCAAAGTCTTAATGACAAATTAAAAATTGATCATTCTAAATGGCATAAAGATAAAGGAAATAAATATAAAAGATCTGCAGAACTAATTTCGGCAGGATTATGCCATTTAATTATTTCTTGTAATGAGAAGGAAACTATTGAGTATATAGAAGAAAGCATAAAATGGTTAAAAGAAATTAATGTAGATCAACCTTGCCCTAGTAAAAATCACCTTTTTAAAGCCAACTGA
- a CDS encoding biotin transporter BioY, with amino-acid sequence MSLQLLVITSMLPVYIPLTFINKSSNNFELPITWQIPTIILLTLIFHRKVVFRAFSIYIILGLFILPVFHQGGSLGYLLTPNFGYLLGLYPLIKIIDNLNNRNNLNVGNFLKNGFIAIGAMHLTGIFYNFIQVIFYSQFNLFLYNLGKYSLGKIGYHFLMLFPLLLLIKPIERLKRIK; translated from the coding sequence GTGAGTCTTCAATTACTAGTAATAACATCAATGTTACCTGTTTATATTCCACTAACTTTTATCAATAAATCTAGTAATAATTTTGAGTTACCTATCACATGGCAAATTCCGACCATAATTTTATTAACACTTATATTTCATAGAAAAGTTGTTTTCAGAGCATTTTCTATATATATAATTTTGGGGTTATTTATACTTCCTGTCTTTCATCAAGGAGGTTCATTAGGTTATTTGCTAACTCCAAATTTTGGTTATTTATTAGGTTTATATCCATTAATCAAAATAATTGATAACTTAAATAATAGAAATAATTTAAACGTTGGAAACTTTTTAAAAAACGGATTTATAGCAATTGGTGCTATGCATTTAACTGGAATATTTTACAACTTCATACAAGTTATATTCTACAGTCAATTTAATTTATTTTTATATAATTTAGGGAAATACTCATTAGGTAAGATTGGATATCATTTTTTAATGCTTTTTCCACTTTTATTACTTATTAAACCTATAGAACGTTTAAAACGTATCAAATAA
- a CDS encoding class I SAM-dependent methyltransferase: MAKDSIPKFAYKTLQQTKSIAGFAHKQISSRLMNFILPDSKLENFDVDKDLLMRIQNSMDILREEDWNDAEKNIYPKKLLFDEPWLRYLTQYPKIWLDMPNTWDRRRKQNFDDLPKSIDKENYPQYYLRNFHHQTDGYLSDFSASIYDLQVEILFNGSADSMRRRIIKPIKEGLEMFSHRKKSSIQILDVATGSGRTLKQLRAAFPKEKITGIDLSDSYLKEASRYISDLDGDLIQLIKGNAEELPFENDSFQCISCVYLFHELPRTIRAKVLNEFFRVLEPGGILVLADSIQISDSPDFTSVMESFYKSFHEPFYYDYIKEDIDSKIEDVGFKDVKSNSFFMTKVWSAVK, encoded by the coding sequence ATGGCTAAAGATTCTATTCCAAAATTTGCATATAAAACACTACAACAAACTAAAAGCATTGCAGGTTTTGCTCACAAGCAGATCAGTTCAAGATTAATGAATTTTATTCTTCCAGATTCGAAGCTTGAAAATTTTGATGTAGATAAGGATCTTCTAATGCGAATCCAAAATTCAATGGATATCTTAAGAGAAGAAGATTGGAATGATGCCGAAAAAAATATATATCCAAAAAAATTATTATTTGACGAACCATGGCTTAGATATCTAACTCAATATCCTAAAATTTGGCTTGATATGCCTAATACGTGGGATAGACGCAGAAAACAAAATTTTGATGATCTTCCAAAATCAATTGATAAAGAGAATTATCCGCAATATTACTTGAGAAATTTTCATCATCAAACAGATGGTTATTTATCAGATTTTTCAGCTAGTATTTATGACCTACAAGTAGAAATACTTTTCAATGGAAGTGCTGACTCAATGAGGAGAAGAATAATTAAGCCAATAAAAGAAGGTCTTGAAATGTTTAGCCATAGAAAAAAAAGTTCTATACAAATACTTGATGTAGCTACAGGATCAGGAAGAACATTAAAACAATTAAGAGCCGCATTTCCTAAAGAAAAAATTACAGGAATTGATTTATCTGATTCATACTTAAAAGAAGCAAGTAGATATATTTCAGATTTAGATGGAGATTTAATTCAGTTAATAAAAGGTAATGCTGAGGAATTACCTTTTGAAAATGATAGTTTTCAATGCATTTCTTGTGTTTACTTATTTCATGAATTGCCTAGAACAATCAGAGCTAAAGTATTGAATGAATTTTTTAGAGTTCTTGAACCTGGGGGGATATTAGTTTTAGCCGATTCAATTCAAATAAGTGATTCACCTGACTTTACATCCGTAATGGAAAGCTTCTATAAATCATTTCATGAGCCTTTTTATTATGATTACATAAAAGAGGATATAGATTCTAAAATTGAGGATGTAGGGTTTAAAGATGTAAAATCTAATTCCTTTTTTATGACTAAAGTATGGTCTGCGGTAAAGTAA
- a CDS encoding ATP-binding protein, with amino-acid sequence MSLIRGKNILKKFFKRPKINWSNYEFESSLQLNEFVDKLLEPINNSPSSYLIKLGLHEALVNAVKHGNKLDPKKNIRVRRIITPNWCVWQIQDQGNGLEIKKRDYKLPKKISSVNGRGLYIINECFDDIRWSSKGNRLQLALKR; translated from the coding sequence ATGTCCTTAATTCGGGGCAAAAATATTTTAAAAAAATTTTTTAAAAGACCAAAGATTAATTGGTCAAACTATGAATTTGAATCATCATTACAGTTAAATGAATTTGTCGATAAATTATTAGAACCTATTAATAATTCTCCATCAAGTTATCTTATAAAACTTGGTTTACATGAAGCTTTAGTTAATGCAGTAAAACATGGAAATAAATTAGATCCTAAAAAAAATATTAGAGTAAGAAGAATAATTACTCCTAATTGGTGTGTTTGGCAAATTCAAGATCAAGGTAATGGTTTAGAAATAAAAAAAAGAGATTACAAATTACCAAAAAAAATAAGTAGTGTAAATGGTCGTGGCCTATACATTATTAATGAATGCTTTGATGATATTAGATGGAGTAGTAAAGGTAATAGGCTTCAGTTGGCTTTAAAAAGGTGA
- a CDS encoding GTP-binding protein, with amino-acid sequence MNHLELKYIKYVLLILFLYILFSIFVRIVNIYTLLFLIIIIYTFYNIDKKLFKKIVYKVIYKNKKNTLSFKNTYGAAKISLEGVEKINKKINDKVKAELINYQKNKLESQLKTGDYKVTLFGAGSSGKTSIARSLLKNIVGQTSPKIGTTKQINSYKIRIPILKRNINIVDTPGLFEPSKLGEEREKATIIQASYSDLVLFVLDQDINKYENYLIKELIKLRKKIIIVLNKCDLRSRDENNLIKENIISITSARKNKISVIQTIAVPQKSPYVKSDALNLVPEVGSLFREIIETLDNNGEELLADNILFRSNKLGIKSKNFVEEQRYLMSNKVINKYMWITGGVILVNPLPAIDFLTTTSVNLQMIMELSKIYEIKLTKKDAKDLATSLLSALAKQGILKGGLAILSPALATSLTKIILSKSIQSVTAGWLIRIVGLSLIEYFKNGQDWGDGGIQEVVDKIYRISKREDILNNFVKEAISKIEIKKYFKSNKSLPPFTN; translated from the coding sequence ATGAATCACTTGGAATTAAAGTATATAAAGTATGTATTATTGATATTATTTCTTTATATTTTATTTTCCATATTTGTAAGAATAGTAAATATTTATACTCTTTTATTTTTAATTATAATTATTTATACTTTTTATAATATTGATAAAAAATTATTTAAAAAAATAGTTTATAAAGTTATATATAAAAATAAAAAAAATACACTTTCGTTCAAGAATACATATGGTGCTGCAAAGATAAGTTTGGAAGGAGTCGAGAAAATTAATAAAAAAATTAACGACAAAGTAAAAGCTGAATTGATAAATTACCAAAAAAATAAACTAGAGTCCCAATTAAAAACAGGAGATTATAAAGTTACTCTTTTTGGAGCAGGATCCTCAGGAAAAACATCTATAGCAAGATCATTATTGAAAAATATTGTGGGACAAACATCACCAAAAATAGGTACCACAAAGCAAATTAATAGCTACAAAATTCGTATACCAATTTTAAAAAGAAACATTAATATAGTTGATACTCCGGGTTTATTCGAACCATCTAAATTAGGAGAAGAAAGAGAAAAAGCAACAATTATACAAGCATCATATTCTGACCTAGTACTTTTTGTGTTAGATCAGGATATTAATAAATACGAAAACTATTTAATTAAAGAATTAATAAAATTAAGGAAAAAAATAATAATAGTTCTAAATAAATGTGATTTGAGGTCTAGAGATGAAAATAACCTTATCAAAGAAAATATAATTTCAATAACTTCCGCTAGAAAAAATAAAATTTCAGTTATCCAAACAATTGCAGTCCCTCAAAAATCTCCCTATGTAAAATCAGACGCTTTAAATTTAGTTCCAGAGGTAGGAAGTTTATTTAGAGAAATAATTGAAACCCTAGATAATAATGGTGAAGAGTTATTGGCGGATAATATTCTTTTTCGCTCAAATAAGTTAGGTATTAAAAGTAAAAATTTCGTGGAAGAACAAAGATATTTAATGTCAAATAAAGTTATTAATAAATATATGTGGATAACAGGAGGAGTAATACTAGTTAATCCACTACCAGCAATTGATTTTCTTACTACTACCTCCGTAAATCTTCAAATGATAATGGAGTTATCAAAAATATATGAAATAAAGCTTACAAAAAAAGATGCAAAAGATTTGGCGACTTCATTGTTAAGCGCATTGGCAAAACAAGGCATACTAAAAGGGGGTCTCGCCATTCTTTCTCCTGCTTTAGCTACAAGCTTGACTAAAATAATATTATCTAAATCTATACAATCAGTTACAGCAGGCTGGTTAATAAGAATAGTAGGACTAAGTTTGATTGAATATTTTAAAAATGGTCAAGATTGGGGAGATGGAGGAATTCAAGAAGTAGTAGATAAGATCTATAGAATAAGTAAAAGAGAGGATATTTTAAATAATTTTGTAAAAGAAGCTATTTCAAAAATTGAAATTAAAAAATATTTTAAATCAAATAAAAGTTTGCCTCCATTTACTAATTAA
- a CDS encoding pyridoxal-phosphate-dependent aminotransferase family protein: MTEAKLISTLNEENLSHFSKTYVPSRLLLGPGPSNAHPEVLSALSLNPIGHLDEAYISLMSDVQQLLRYTWQCNNRLTLPMSGTGSAAMEASIANFIEEGEKILIAKKGYFGDRLVDMATRYKADVSVIQKPWGESFSYEEIKYEIETKKPAIFAIVHAETSSGVLQPLEGIGDVCRKNNCLFLVDAVTSLGALELLIDEWKIDLAYSCSQKGLSCPPGLSPFTMNKRAEEKLCSRKTKVPNWYLDLSLLNKYWGSDRVYHHTAPVNMNFAIREGLRLIANEGLENVWKRHNTNAKKLWNGLESLGMELHVSEDYRLPTLTTVKIPPAVDGDGFRNHLLRNFGIEIGNGLGELSGKVWRIGLMGFNSCEDNVDRLLNLFDSELKKFSIFESSTF; this comes from the coding sequence TTGACAGAAGCAAAACTTATTTCGACTTTAAATGAAGAGAATTTATCTCATTTCTCAAAGACTTATGTTCCCTCAAGACTTTTATTAGGTCCTGGTCCTTCAAATGCACATCCAGAAGTCTTAAGCGCTCTTTCATTGAATCCTATTGGTCACTTAGATGAAGCATATATTTCATTAATGTCTGATGTTCAACAACTTCTAAGATATACATGGCAATGTAATAATCGTCTGACTCTTCCAATGAGTGGTACTGGAAGTGCAGCTATGGAAGCTTCCATAGCAAATTTTATAGAGGAAGGAGAAAAAATTCTTATCGCTAAAAAAGGATATTTTGGAGACAGACTTGTTGATATGGCAACAAGATATAAAGCAGATGTATCTGTTATTCAAAAACCATGGGGTGAATCCTTTTCTTATGAAGAAATCAAGTATGAAATAGAAACAAAAAAACCAGCAATTTTTGCTATTGTCCATGCTGAAACATCAAGTGGTGTTTTACAACCTCTTGAGGGGATTGGCGATGTATGTAGAAAAAATAACTGCTTGTTTTTAGTTGATGCAGTTACTTCACTTGGCGCTTTAGAGTTATTGATAGACGAATGGAAAATTGATCTTGCATACAGCTGTAGTCAAAAGGGATTAAGTTGTCCTCCAGGATTAAGTCCTTTTACAATGAATAAAAGGGCTGAAGAAAAATTGTGTTCAAGAAAAACAAAAGTCCCTAACTGGTATTTAGATTTATCTCTATTAAATAAATATTGGGGTTCTGATCGTGTTTACCATCACACTGCACCCGTCAATATGAATTTTGCTATTCGTGAAGGTTTACGATTAATTGCTAATGAGGGTTTGGAAAATGTTTGGAAAAGACATAACACTAATGCAAAGAAACTGTGGAATGGTTTAGAAAGTCTTGGAATGGAATTACATGTATCAGAGGATTATAGATTGCCAACTTTAACCACAGTTAAAATTCCTCCTGCAGTTGATGGGGATGGTTTTAGAAATCATCTCTTAAGAAACTTTGGAATTGAAATAGGAAATGGGCTTGGAGAATTATCCGGAAAGGTATGGCGTATAGGGCTAATGGGTTTTAATTCATGTGAGGATAATGTTGACAGATTACTAAATCTATTTGATAGTGAACTCAAAAAATTTTCTATTTTTGAGTCCTCAACTTTTTGA